The Elaeis guineensis isolate ETL-2024a chromosome 11, EG11, whole genome shotgun sequence genomic interval TTTGAAGAAACCAACTTCTTCCtaataaaaattatcctttttcTGTCACACTATCATGCAATGAAGCCTTTCCAATGGCCAACCTTGATGCTCCAAATGTGGCATCCACTTACTTTTGTATGCAGAACCATATGTATTACACAGTCCATAAACATGAAAAAACTTTAGCAGGAGAAGCTATGAAGCTATGACCAAGGATTCAAATCTGAAGGATCAACACTGCATCTAATGCAGcaggagaaggaagaaggggtGATTTGATTGGTGAGGTTATGCCTCAAAGATCAACagcaaataaagaaaaataataataaaaaaactaTATTGAAGAATCCTTCACTTGGTGAAAGaaattctctcaaaaaaaaatttactaatatCTCAAAAGCTACTCCTTGCAATGTATTATGCGCATATTTATGGACATGACACCCTAATCCTAATCTAGGCATTAAATCTAATATAGAATTATACTCAAAATAGGACTCTGACAATTAGAATTTTTCTATTACAAATATGGAAATCTAGCTAAAATTTGATATGGTCCTTAATGGAAAATGTATAAGAAAATCAGCCAAAAACCTCTAATAGTAGAAATAAATCGAATATTTGCTTACTGCAGTTTTTGCCATGAATCCGCTGGCTCCTTCGACACTTGGTATGGTCTAGTTGGTTATAGTACTTGTTGGCAACAGCCTATGCTACATCAGTATCAAAGGGTAACCAGTATCGTATGATCCTTGATACatggaaattatgttttgatatcTCTTGACTTGATATAAATCTCGGTACAAATGtgcaaaaaacaaaagaagaggtTACCAAGCATTACATGTTCAATATGCATTGATATGGTGTGATACAGACATGGTTTGCCTAATAACGTTGCTTACTAGACCTTTTAATAATGGGCAGTATGGGGCCAGTATGCACAAGATTTCAGCCCATGGTCATGACATTtttaacaagttttcaaataaatCTTTTCCCAGAAATAAAATCTGGATTTCTTTCGGTCACCTCTTCTAATCTGAGATCTTGTCAAAACTTCCAAATATTTCTGTTTCGATCAACTTTTCTGGACCTTCCATACAAAACCATAATGCTGTCTAACAGggactcctttaggtttttatcaAACATGGCCAAGCGATCCTTATAATTTGTCTATGAATTTCAACATGACTATAGACAATGAAAGTTATTTACGATTGTAATCTTTCTTTAAGTACAAAATATATAGTGTGGTGGTGACAGTCAAATTTAACTTACCAGCATCAGCATCCAGTGCTGTATGGCCCTCTTCAGTGTCATGCATTGGCTCTTTAAATGAAATGCACAACCAAAATAAATACATGATCCAAGCCACAGCCATAACCCATCCTGGTAAGGTGTTTTGATTGAATGTTAGCAAGTAAagcttgaaatttgtttgaagcaAGCCAGCAATGGCAGGACCACAAGCCATTCCAAGAGCACTGGCACTAACAAAACCTGCAGAAGCTTGCAAGCGAATTTTAAGAGGTACACAATCGCTGATGTAACGCCGATTTACAGCCCTAGCAGAACCTAACCTGCAATTGAGGTAAAGTACAATACAACATAAATTGCAGGATCACATGCAAAAGAAATCCAAGAAAATCAGTGCATGCACAATAGTAGtcgttttgaataaaaaaaatcacGAAGTATAGTGCATGTGGAATATCAGAATGAAATGCTATTGTACAGAACAGATATTCACAAAAGTAGATGCCTTGAAATTTCAGTCAACAAATTGCAGGACTTATAATTTGCATTTCCATGTTCACAGAAGAGAGATGAGCAGAGCTGGTGATATCTGCAATTGGCAGAATATGCTACAGAAACTGGCAGTGCCTTGTTATTGAGATGCAAATGTATGCAAAGTGCACTTTTATCCAGTTCATAACTATATCAATAATATGTTGATGCCAAAATGCATGGCATGATGCATATTTTAGACAACCAAAACATTTAAAATCATTTAAAAACCTAGAAAACCAAGCATAtctgacatatcatttggtaagAAAATTTTGAATGTTTTCTTTTAGTTACTTTCAGGCTTTCTCCCAAAACTGGTTGCAAAGAGGGGGAAGGTATGTAAGACAAGTAGTTTTCTCTATCTCCATAGGATACTTTGCAGGCATGCCAATAGTGGCAGGGATATTCTTATTCCTTCCATTTAGTCTTGTTTGTATTTttatgcacacacacatatatatattccACCCATTTCTGTACCTTCTGTATCAAGCACCAATGCCTGagtgaaaaaaaaatctatagagGCCACATGTGAGGCTATGCGAGGAAACAGGTTATATATACTCCTTATCTGGTCATATttgctttcttttctctctttccagaaaGAGAGAATTAAAAATGTAAATCAACCATAAGTGAGAGTAtatatatcaactcaaaataatgAAAAGCTGTCTCTACCAGTTGATTGGTTCATACAACCCATTGCACATGCCTGTTTCTAGCTGTGCATGAAATATGATGTTCAAGTTAACAATGCATAGGAATATAAAGGACTCATGCAGCTGTGGAAGAAAAAGCATAGGACTACCTAAATAGTTCAGAAAAGAatgaaattcatatataatattgATCATTTCTAAAGAGAAAAATCAGAACTGCTTACCCACATAAAAGGCGACCAATAAGAAGAACAGCAATTGAGTTAAGATCATAAGCCAATGCATACAATAAATTTCCCATAAAAAGCATGATGCTGCTAAATACAAGAGGTCTGAAGTATGATTTATTTGACCACGCACTGAAATACACTGAAGAGAACACTTGTGCAACAGCCATTGACCCAATAATTACACCACAAACTGTTGCCGCAGCTCCAAGGCTCATTGAGTAGTCATCTGCAGTTGGGACAATAATGTATGTGTTGACCATATAAAGGAAAGTGTTTGCCAAGTTCAGGAGAAGAGACATAAAATGGTATCTGTGGTCATCAACAATGTCCTCTGCTGCACTAGGTATATCTTCTTGAGCAATAAGTGCGTGCTGCCCTATGAATTGAAGGAAATTTGTTGAATGTGTAAGCCTGTCTACTGATGCGTTTATTTGTTCTATGACAGGGTCCTGCATTGAATACAAATAGATACTGTCAATATTGAGGTCCTTGGagacaaaataaaattattttatgggCTAAATAAGAAACATCTAGCTGACAAGACCTTGAGAGGTATAGATGGTTGATCATAAATGGATAAACAGCTTCCTTGATGATCAAGATCTGCAAGGTTACGAGACAAGGCACCTACAACAGCCCCTATTCCctgtttattgaaaaaaaaaaaaagcttcaggAAAGAATAATGTGCAAGAAGTTATGGAATCACTGAAAAAGATAGATTAGCACACCAGTAGCAAAATTGAAACAAACAAAAGGGAAAATAACACTAAAGGATACATATttatgttcatataaaaattcagaaCTGGAAATATTACCACATGCTTGAAGACCTGTTGCAACTGAGAATAAGGATGATTTGCTCGAGTAGTAACATAGTAATCAGTGAATCTATAGCCAAAGCGTttgtcaaatttttttaatatcttgcGAATACCAGTAGCATTCATATCGACAAACCTAAGAAGCTTCAGTAGATCTTGTCCAACTGCCCTGTATGCTTCTCGTAGTTGACATACTTGGGATATATCTGGCTGCTCTAAAAGGATTTCACGCTGCTCTCCCAGTTTCTGAAGTCTGCTAGCAAGAAGACCTTGTTGTTCCAACAGAaaaaggacaatcttttcaatctgGAGAAAAACAAATGAGAAAAGAAATGGAAGATATCCTCAAAGTTAACTTAAACTCAATGCTGATAACAGACAAGCCATCATGTCTATAGATACAGACTTTAGTCCAGATCACATATTAACAAGTGGAAGAAAtatcaattaaatatatattgctAATCATAGAGGTGATTGGTCATATTATGGGAAAGACAGAAAGCAAtccgcataatttttttccaccctcGAATCCTTAAATTTTTCATAGAAATTTCAAGGGCTTTAATGGTTATCAAGTACACATGATTATATTGACGCCTACAATTACTATCCAAGATGGTTGAGAAGTCCGCATGTCCTTTTCCCAGGCAAGACTGGTATTCAGGTAAGCATACATGTTTTGAGAGAGAACGTTTTCCATATTGTTTAAGACAACATTATATGAAATTATATTAAAACAAGCACCAAAATTTTAGACCTGTATCTGTCCTCTGAAACAAGCTTAAATTGTGTCATGCATAAGTATAACAGCTACCGTCATCATTTTCTAAGGTCATTTATTCCCCTGATATCTACAGCTTGAAATCAAAGGAAGGTTGATTTCAGCCTTACTCAGGAGTTTAGTTGGACCAGTAGCAGTATTGTTGAAAATTGTAAGGGAAAGAAGAGCAcaataaaaaatttctcaattaATTGTTAATACCAACTAAGTAGGCATTCTTGTAGAAAGCAAAGTTACATCAGCCtataaaggaacaaactcaaggcAAAGGAATTGTAGCATAGGTAAGTTCTTATTAATCAGATCTACTAATAATAGAAATCCTTTAGATGGTCCTTACTGATTAAATCTACAAATAGTAGATATTTTATTACCCAATAAAAGGGCTTTACTATCTACAATCCATAGTCTTATTACCAAAACAGATCTTTGCAATATATTCTAGAAAAATGATAGAGTTACTCAAAATCAACGAATATATGGGTGAATCAGCAAGCCCTAGAAATCTTAGATCCAAGATGGACCATGGTCCACCATGCAAGTTAAAAATGAGGAAGCAAAAAAACAAAATGGTATTTTCTGCACTATCTTTTTCAATCTCCTTCTTGATGACATAAATACAAACACAATTTTCTAGACCTCATCAAATCATTAGTCTGGACAAACGACGATAGACATCATACTTGACGAAAGGATATTAATACTTGACTAAAGTACGGACACATATATAAATGCATCTAAGCCCTcccaaattatattttaaatctgaaaaagGCCATAGGATCAAGTTAGGGCCTCAAAAATTATAGCTGTGATCAAGTTAGGGCATCAATTTCCTTGTGCTGCATCAATAAATTGTTCCTACGATCCTATCTCTACCTCAGAAACTTCATATCTTCTTCAGGTTGTTAATTCTTCAAGATCCTATGGAGGAGACTAATGCTGAACCTTTATAATCAAGCTTCAGTTGGCAACATCTTGAAGTCCTGATACATCATAAAACGCCCTCATCATGGTAGGCCCGGGCCACTTTTAATGTATCAATTAAGAACTGTACTCGATCATGGTCACTGGTTGAATGGAACTTAAAAGGATTTATTATTTATTGATCAGATTATCCACGACTGATTCAACAGTCATATTGTAGTAAAGGGATCACTTCATCCAATTTTTTATGATGGCCCAATGATTGCTCCAGAAATCATCTGGTTTATATTTGGTTTTTGACATGAATCATGTTTTAAAGAGTAAGAATAATTCACTGAATCAACAGATCGCTTCAGCCAACTCCATTGTGATATCCCTGTATCATCTCATAAATCCATGATTAGTCTTCATCCGAAAGGATTAAAGTGCCATCCATGCTAATCAACACAGACTGGCACATAACATAGCAGTCTGTTACCAGTACTTGACGCAGCTATGCTTCAATGCATGTATGCCAGCCCCTGCCAAACATGGCATGCACATACTGCACCAGAGGCAGGCCAGCACATCACATGGCACTTAAGACCTCACCAACTAGGTCTACTTATTTGGCTTGTCATTGGATCTTGTAGTAGCATTGCATGTCCTCACCATGTTTTAGAACAAAATCAACTTCTTACCCCAATTATCGTATCTCTCACACTTTGTGCCAGTTTGAATAAGATTCATACTTGCTGTCCATATCAACTAATGGTACAGATCCAGCCAATTTAACAGATAATGAAAGATCAGTCAATCCAGTGATTACAGGAGCATGCATCATAACTCAATCGAGTTCTTACAGCAATTATCTTATCTCTTGCACTTGATACCAATTTGAATAAGATTAACATTTGATGTCAATCTAATGATCGCAGGAGCAACTTCTTATGCCAAAGTTCTCCTAGATCACAAAATGGAGTCTATGTTCCAGCCTTAGTGAGAAAAATGAAATgacaagaaaataaaataaaatatcatttatcGTAATCAATCTCCATATAGATGGCCCTAAACCTACACTTATGGGCTATGATAACTTCAAACCTACACT includes:
- the LOC105054157 gene encoding SPX domain-containing membrane protein OsI_17046 isoform X1, with the translated sequence MVNFGKRLVADQIQEWKGYYINYKLMKKRVKQYVHQTQAGGQDHYQVLKEFSRMLDDQIEKIVLFLLEQQGLLASRLQKLGEQREILLEQPDISQVCQLREAYRAVGQDLLKLLRFVDMNATGIRKILKKFDKRFGYRFTDYYVTTRANHPYSQLQQVFKHVGIGAVVGALSRNLADLDHQGSCLSIYDQPSIPLKDPVIEQINASVDRLTHSTNFLQFIGQHALIAQEDIPSAAEDIVDDHRYHFMSLLLNLANTFLYMVNTYIIVPTADDYSMSLGAAATVCGVIIGSMAVAQVFSSVYFSAWSNKSYFRPLVFSSIMLFMGNLLYALAYDLNSIAVLLIGRLLCGLGSARAVNRRYISDCVPLKIRLQASAGFVSASALGMACGPAIAGLLQTNFKLYLLTFNQNTLPGWVMAVAWIMYLFWLCISFKEPMHDTEEGHTALDADAGSMNNERLENGLLQPMLLSSGSKEKQDEDGDQDFDDSEEASEESRGPATSIASAYRLLTPSVKVQLLIYFMLKYAMEILLSESSVITTLYFSWSTSTVAIFLAILGLTVLPVNAIVGSYLTNMLEDRQILLASEIILLVGIILSFHVTRPYSVPQYVCSALITFVSAEVLEGVNLSLLSRVMSSRLARGTYNGGLLSTEAGTLARVVADGTITLAGYLGEDRLLNVTLLPSLLICLASIIATFFTYNTLY
- the LOC105054157 gene encoding SPX domain-containing membrane protein OsI_17046 isoform X2 encodes the protein MDWFTSLCLGIRYYINYKLMKKRVKQYVHQTQAGGQDHYQVLKEFSRMLDDQIEKIVLFLLEQQGLLASRLQKLGEQREILLEQPDISQVCQLREAYRAVGQDLLKLLRFVDMNATGIRKILKKFDKRFGYRFTDYYVTTRANHPYSQLQQVFKHVGIGAVVGALSRNLADLDHQGSCLSIYDQPSIPLKDPVIEQINASVDRLTHSTNFLQFIGQHALIAQEDIPSAAEDIVDDHRYHFMSLLLNLANTFLYMVNTYIIVPTADDYSMSLGAAATVCGVIIGSMAVAQVFSSVYFSAWSNKSYFRPLVFSSIMLFMGNLLYALAYDLNSIAVLLIGRLLCGLGSARAVNRRYISDCVPLKIRLQASAGFVSASALGMACGPAIAGLLQTNFKLYLLTFNQNTLPGWVMAVAWIMYLFWLCISFKEPMHDTEEGHTALDADAGSMNNERLENGLLQPMLLSSGSKEKQDEDGDQDFDDSEEASEESRGPATSIASAYRLLTPSVKVQLLIYFMLKYAMEILLSESSVITTLYFSWSTSTVAIFLAILGLTVLPVNAIVGSYLTNMLEDRQILLASEIILLVGIILSFHVTRPYSVPQYVCSALITFVSAEVLEGVNLSLLSRVMSSRLARGTYNGGLLSTEAGTLARVVADGTITLAGYLGEDRLLNVTLLPSLLICLASIIATFFTYNTLY